The following proteins come from a genomic window of Achromobacter deleyi:
- a CDS encoding branched-chain amino acid ABC transporter permease, with translation MSAADIDTPLPQTRADLRPVLLVLALAAIALPLVGSFSTWVTLTFAGLAMGMIIFIVASGMTLVFGLMDVLNFGHGLFIAIGAYMAATVLGAMSDWTQTGSLWLNLAAVLPAMIVGMLVAGAVGVAFERVIVRPVYGQHLKQILITMGGMIIGEEIIKMLWGPQTLSLPLPDALRGALLIGDAAIEKFRIVALVVGLAVLGGMLWLLNRTKLGLLIRAGVEDREMVESLGYRIRHLFVGVFVAGSMLAGLGGVLWGLYQQSIVPQLGAQVNVLIFIVIMIGGLGSTVGCLIGALLVGLMANYTGFLMPKAALFSNIALMVAILLWRPQGVYPVTNR, from the coding sequence ATGAGCGCCGCCGATATCGATACGCCGCTGCCGCAGACCCGCGCCGACCTGCGCCCGGTGCTGCTGGTGCTGGCGCTGGCCGCCATCGCGCTGCCGCTGGTCGGCTCGTTCTCGACCTGGGTGACGCTGACCTTCGCCGGGCTGGCGATGGGCATGATCATCTTCATCGTCGCGTCCGGCATGACGCTGGTGTTCGGCCTGATGGACGTGCTGAACTTCGGCCACGGCCTGTTCATCGCCATCGGCGCCTACATGGCGGCCACGGTGCTCGGCGCGATGTCCGACTGGACCCAGACCGGCAGCCTGTGGCTGAACCTGGCCGCGGTGCTGCCCGCCATGATCGTCGGCATGCTGGTGGCCGGCGCGGTGGGCGTGGCATTCGAGCGCGTGATCGTGCGGCCGGTCTATGGCCAGCATCTCAAGCAGATCCTCATCACCATGGGCGGCATGATCATCGGCGAAGAGATCATCAAGATGCTGTGGGGGCCGCAGACGCTGTCGCTGCCGTTGCCGGACGCGCTGCGCGGCGCGCTGCTGATCGGCGACGCCGCCATCGAGAAATTCCGCATCGTCGCGCTGGTGGTCGGGCTGGCGGTGCTGGGCGGCATGCTGTGGCTGCTCAACCGCACCAAGCTCGGCCTGCTGATCCGCGCCGGGGTCGAGGACCGCGAGATGGTCGAGAGCCTGGGCTACCGCATCCGCCACCTGTTCGTCGGCGTGTTCGTGGCCGGTTCGATGCTGGCCGGCCTGGGCGGCGTGCTGTGGGGGCTGTACCAGCAGTCCATCGTGCCGCAGCTGGGCGCGCAGGTGAACGTGCTGATCTTCATCGTCATCATGATCGGCGGGCTGGGCTCGACCGTGGGCTGCCTGATCGGCGCGCTGCTGGTCGGGCTGATGGCCAACTACACCGGCTTCCTGATGCCCAAGGCCGCGCTGTTCTCGAACATCGCGCTGATGGTCGCCATCCTGCTGTGGCGCCCGCAGGGCGTGTACCCGGTCACGAATCGCTAG
- a CDS encoding ABC transporter ATP-binding protein, producing the protein MSATALLELKDVHTHIGAYHILHGVDLSVPAAGVTMLLGRNGAGKTTTLRTIMGLWKATQGHIDFDGAAVGGPGVRTSPPDMARQGIAYVPENMGIFADLSVKENILLAARQARSAAQLDSARLEWIFGFFPALRKFWLYPAGKLSGGQKQMLAVARAIIEPRRLLLVDEPSKGLAPAIIQNMIDAFIELKQASTTILLVEQNFNFARQVGDHVAVMDNGRVVHAGGMAELAHDDALQTRLLGLSLGAHQ; encoded by the coding sequence ATGAGCGCGACCGCCTTGCTGGAACTGAAGGACGTGCACACGCACATCGGCGCGTATCACATCCTGCACGGCGTGGACCTGTCGGTGCCGGCCGCGGGCGTCACCATGCTGCTGGGCCGCAATGGCGCCGGCAAGACCACCACGCTGCGCACCATCATGGGCCTGTGGAAGGCGACGCAGGGCCACATCGATTTTGACGGCGCCGCGGTCGGCGGCCCGGGCGTGCGCACCTCGCCGCCCGACATGGCGCGCCAGGGCATCGCCTACGTGCCGGAGAACATGGGCATCTTCGCCGACCTGTCGGTGAAAGAGAACATCCTGCTGGCCGCGCGCCAGGCGCGCAGCGCCGCGCAGCTGGACAGCGCGCGGCTGGAGTGGATCTTCGGCTTCTTTCCCGCGCTCAGGAAATTCTGGCTGTACCCCGCCGGCAAGCTGTCGGGCGGCCAGAAGCAGATGCTGGCGGTCGCGCGCGCCATCATCGAGCCGCGCCGCCTGCTGCTGGTCGACGAGCCCAGCAAGGGCCTGGCGCCCGCCATCATCCAGAACATGATCGACGCCTTCATCGAACTCAAGCAGGCCTCCACCACCATCCTGCTGGTGGAGCAGAACTTCAATTTCGCGCGCCAGGTGGGCGACCACGTCGCGGTCATGGACAACGGCCGCGTGGTGCACGCCGGCGGCATGGCCGAGCTGGCGCACGACGACGCGCTGCAGACCCGCCTGCTGGGCCTGTCGCTGGGAGCGCACCAATGA
- a CDS encoding branched-chain amino acid ABC transporter permease — translation MSFRLLSGDPPRSTLLAVLLVAIVLALAAAPFLFPGPKSLAVAAKILVFVILVASYDLLLGYTGIVSFAHTMFFGIGAYGVAIASMRMDASWLSVLTGTAAGLAVSLVFALVIGLASLRVRAIFYAMITLAVAAAFQTLVSQLSDLTGGEDGLNFKVPQMLRPAYRPFSEPLFGVSIDGRIITYYLIAAVCVVLFLMLLRIVNSPFGRVLQAIRENPFRAEAIGYRTVLYRSLSNLLAAAFATLAGALYALWLRYNGPDTSLSFEIMLNILLMVVIGGMGTMYGAVIGASLFVFAQSYLQDGLHVIHDAVAGVAPLALLFEPDRWLLWLGILFVLSVYYFPTGIAGRLRERARA, via the coding sequence ATGTCCTTCCGCCTGCTTTCCGGCGATCCTCCGCGCAGCACGCTGCTGGCGGTCTTGCTGGTCGCCATCGTCCTCGCGCTGGCCGCGGCGCCGTTCCTGTTTCCCGGCCCCAAGTCGCTGGCCGTGGCGGCCAAGATCCTGGTGTTCGTGATCCTGGTCGCCAGCTATGACCTGCTGCTGGGCTACACCGGCATCGTCAGCTTCGCCCACACCATGTTCTTCGGCATCGGCGCCTATGGCGTGGCCATCGCCAGCATGCGCATGGACGCCAGCTGGCTGTCGGTGCTGACGGGGACGGCGGCCGGCCTGGCCGTGTCGCTGGTGTTCGCGCTGGTGATCGGACTGGCCAGCCTGCGGGTGCGCGCCATCTTCTACGCCATGATCACGCTGGCGGTCGCGGCGGCGTTCCAGACGCTGGTGTCGCAGCTGTCCGACCTGACCGGCGGCGAGGACGGCCTGAACTTCAAGGTGCCGCAGATGCTGCGCCCGGCCTACCGGCCGTTCTCCGAGCCGCTGTTCGGCGTGAGCATCGATGGCCGCATCATCACCTACTACCTGATCGCCGCGGTCTGCGTGGTGCTGTTCCTGATGCTGCTGCGCATCGTCAATTCGCCGTTCGGCCGCGTGCTGCAGGCGATCCGCGAGAACCCCTTCCGCGCCGAGGCCATCGGCTACCGCACGGTGCTGTACCGCAGCCTGTCGAACCTGCTGGCGGCGGCCTTCGCCACGCTGGCCGGCGCGCTGTACGCGCTCTGGCTGCGCTACAACGGCCCGGACACGTCGCTGTCGTTCGAGATCATGCTCAACATCCTGCTGATGGTGGTGATCGGCGGCATGGGCACGATGTACGGCGCGGTGATCGGCGCCAGCCTGTTCGTGTTCGCGCAGAGCTATCTGCAGGACGGGCTGCACGTGATCCACGACGCCGTCGCCGGCGTGGCGCCGCTGGCGCTTTTGTTCGAGCCGGACCGCTGGCTGCTGTGGCTGGGCATCCTGTTCGTGCTGTCGGTGTATTACTTCCCGACCGGGATCGCCGGACGGCTGCGGGAACGGGCGCGTGCCTAG
- a CDS encoding MBOAT family O-acyltransferase gives MVFASLEFLTLFLPLFLVVYALTPQRARNFVLLVGSWTFYSWLKPIYLLLLVAVTVVAWAGGLMLEQLRAGHRRKVLLTLLLAANVAALCWYKYANILVTTFNDIAAMAGAVPLAWERVALPAGLSFFVLQAISYLVDVYRQDVRAERNFIDFAAYKAMFGQLIAGPIIRWAWVEKEIAHRTMDWRNFCLGARRFMVGMSMKVLVADTLAPVVDAAFALRSPSLADAWIGCGAYTLQLFFDFAGYSAMAIGLGLMMGFHLPENFNNPYLARSIQDFWRRWHLSLSSWIRDYLYIPMGGNRLGVWKTYRNLLLTMGIAGLWHGGESWNFLLWGLAHGAALAVARAWGGNGLPALPGWLSRIATLLFVMLAWTIFRAVDFHAAVAMYRGQFGLNGIGLGDSMSYVLRPTHWLAAALGIVCVILPAWQPWWSARPAGMLRTAWSAVWPVAGFLLAYALIAARGAVPFLYFQF, from the coding sequence ATGGTCTTCGCGTCCCTCGAATTCCTGACGCTGTTCCTGCCGCTGTTCCTCGTCGTCTATGCCCTGACGCCGCAGCGCGCGCGCAACTTCGTGCTGCTGGTCGGCAGCTGGACTTTCTACAGCTGGCTCAAGCCCATCTACCTGTTGCTGCTGGTCGCGGTGACCGTGGTGGCGTGGGCCGGCGGCCTGATGCTGGAGCAGCTGCGCGCCGGCCATCGCCGCAAGGTGCTGCTGACCCTGCTGCTGGCGGCCAATGTGGCGGCGCTGTGCTGGTACAAGTACGCCAACATCCTGGTGACGACGTTCAACGACATCGCCGCCATGGCGGGCGCCGTGCCGCTGGCCTGGGAACGGGTGGCGTTGCCGGCGGGCCTGTCGTTCTTCGTGCTGCAGGCCATCTCCTATCTGGTGGACGTCTATCGCCAGGACGTGCGCGCCGAACGCAACTTCATCGACTTCGCCGCCTACAAGGCCATGTTCGGCCAGCTGATCGCCGGCCCCATCATCCGCTGGGCCTGGGTCGAAAAAGAGATCGCCCATCGCACCATGGATTGGCGCAATTTCTGCCTGGGGGCGAGGCGCTTCATGGTCGGCATGAGCATGAAGGTGCTGGTGGCCGATACGCTGGCGCCGGTGGTCGATGCCGCCTTCGCGCTGCGTTCGCCGTCGCTGGCCGACGCCTGGATCGGCTGCGGCGCCTACACCCTGCAGCTGTTCTTCGACTTCGCCGGCTATAGCGCGATGGCCATCGGCCTGGGCCTGATGATGGGCTTTCACCTGCCGGAGAACTTCAACAACCCCTACCTGGCGCGCAGCATCCAGGACTTCTGGCGGCGCTGGCACCTGTCGTTGTCGAGCTGGATCCGCGACTACCTGTACATCCCCATGGGCGGCAATCGCCTGGGCGTGTGGAAGACCTACCGCAACCTGCTGCTGACCATGGGCATCGCCGGTCTCTGGCACGGCGGCGAAAGCTGGAACTTCCTGCTGTGGGGCCTGGCGCATGGCGCCGCCCTGGCCGTGGCCCGTGCCTGGGGAGGCAATGGCCTGCCGGCGCTGCCGGGCTGGCTGTCGCGCATCGCGACGCTGCTGTTCGTCATGCTGGCCTGGACCATCTTCCGCGCGGTCGACTTCCATGCCGCGGTGGCCATGTATCGCGGCCAGTTCGGCCTGAATGGCATCGGCCTGGGCGATTCGATGTCGTACGTGCTGCGGCCGACCCACTGGCTGGCCGCTGCGCTGGGCATTGTGTGCGTCATCCTGCCCGCCTGGCAGCCGTGGTGGTCGGCGCGGCCGGCGGGCATGCTGCGCACGGCCTGGAGCGCGGTGTGGCCGGTCGCCGGCTTCCTGCTGGCCTACGCGCTGATCGCGGCGCGCGGCGCCGTGCCTTTCCTCTACTTCCAGTTCTGA
- a CDS encoding alginate O-acetyltransferase AlgX-related protein encodes MSVHHDTPARPPIAHASVANRRASQLAGVALVLFMAGAMLSNIWWSLDHDVLPDDTSLPRVLDGGVTHDLSLRLADMAFSSEAARLQRGLGWLTLADLGPRVRRGCDGWLFLGDELQPHPAARENQAERARIVVSLRDALAARGIQLLVAVVPDKSRIESERLCGLHRSAGFEDRLSSWVGVLRAQGVATVDLSAALRGVPQDAYYRNDSHWTEAGAGAAARAVADQVRASGVALQAPQRWRVAAQPPAPRPGDLVRLAGVDWLPLAWQPRAEVVALHTYTPEAAASAGDADDLFGDSALPSLALVGTSFSRTSEFLPQLSQDLGVAVGNFARDGGKFGGSAQTYFKSPAWKQSPPRLLIWEMDERDLGAPLAAEDRVGF; translated from the coding sequence ATGAGCGTCCATCACGACACCCCGGCCCGGCCGCCCATAGCCCATGCTTCCGTGGCCAACCGCCGCGCCAGCCAGCTCGCCGGCGTGGCGCTGGTGCTCTTCATGGCCGGCGCCATGCTCAGCAACATCTGGTGGAGCCTGGATCACGACGTGCTGCCCGACGACACCTCGCTGCCGCGGGTGCTCGATGGCGGCGTCACGCACGACCTGTCGTTGCGGCTGGCCGACATGGCATTCAGCAGCGAGGCCGCGCGCCTGCAACGCGGCCTGGGCTGGCTGACGCTGGCCGACCTGGGTCCGCGGGTGCGGCGGGGTTGCGACGGCTGGCTGTTCCTGGGCGATGAACTGCAGCCGCATCCGGCCGCCCGCGAGAACCAGGCCGAGCGCGCCCGCATCGTGGTGTCGCTGCGCGACGCGCTGGCCGCGCGCGGCATCCAGCTGCTGGTGGCCGTGGTGCCGGACAAGAGCCGCATCGAGTCCGAGCGCCTGTGCGGCCTGCACCGGTCGGCGGGCTTCGAGGACCGGCTGTCGAGCTGGGTCGGCGTGCTGCGCGCGCAGGGCGTGGCGACGGTCGACCTGAGCGCCGCGCTGCGCGGCGTGCCGCAGGACGCCTACTACCGCAACGATTCGCACTGGACCGAGGCCGGCGCCGGCGCGGCCGCCCGCGCCGTCGCCGACCAGGTACGCGCCAGCGGTGTCGCGCTGCAGGCGCCGCAGCGCTGGCGCGTCGCTGCCCAGCCGCCCGCGCCGCGGCCCGGCGACCTGGTGCGGCTGGCCGGGGTCGATTGGCTGCCGCTGGCCTGGCAGCCGCGCGCCGAAGTGGTCGCGCTGCATACCTACACGCCGGAGGCCGCCGCCTCGGCCGGCGATGCCGACGACCTGTTCGGCGACAGCGCCTTGCCGTCGCTGGCGCTGGTCGGCACCTCGTTCTCGCGCACCTCCGAGTTCCTGCCGCAGCTGTCGCAGGACCTGGGCGTGGCCGTCGGCAACTTCGCCCGCGACGGCGGCAAGTTCGGCGGCTCGGCGCAGACGTACTTCAAGAGCCCGGCCTGGAAGCAGAGCCCGCCGCGCCTGCTGATCTGGGAAATGGACGAGCGCGACCTGGGCGCACCCCTGGCCGCCGAGGACCGCGTGGGGTTCTGA